In Psychrobacter immobilis, a single genomic region encodes these proteins:
- a CDS encoding CheR family methyltransferase has translation MKAIKPSLIKGLLQADSFDVQQWQRYIEQEIGFVLPNVQLQWLINAIEHTALSHGLTVEKLWCQLPKNDEIRQQLLDKVLIHESRFFRHMPSIDFVTKCALQHQRQQLTATSTDRGHNNDANDLFRIWSVGCASGQETWSLAMSLASEQLINYTILGTDVSQQAITKARLGQYDKRQQSLIPDLCQQFVQPLRAKCDISQSHFYKVSTAKKAMTGTQTDWQIAPTLRRYVSFALHNIIEQKPCTSHLQHVIICQNMLLYFRKFDQRDILARLSEQCVLGGYIILAPGEALFWRPSNMRRIAHPQVNVWQKINV, from the coding sequence ATCAAAGCAATCAAGCCCTCGTTGATTAAGGGTTTGCTGCAGGCAGACAGTTTTGATGTGCAGCAGTGGCAGAGATATATAGAACAAGAGATTGGTTTCGTTCTACCCAATGTCCAGCTGCAATGGTTGATAAATGCGATTGAACACACGGCATTATCACATGGATTGACAGTTGAAAAGCTGTGGTGTCAACTACCAAAAAACGATGAAATACGCCAGCAGTTATTGGATAAAGTACTGATTCACGAAAGTCGTTTTTTTCGCCATATGCCTTCTATCGATTTTGTCACAAAGTGTGCATTACAGCATCAGCGCCAGCAGCTTACTGCTACTAGTACTGATCGTGGTCACAACAATGATGCTAATGATTTATTTCGCATTTGGAGTGTTGGTTGTGCCAGTGGACAAGAAACATGGTCATTGGCGATGAGCTTGGCTTCTGAACAATTGATTAATTATACGATATTGGGTACGGATGTTAGCCAACAAGCCATTACGAAAGCACGATTAGGGCAGTATGATAAGCGGCAGCAGTCGTTAATTCCAGACCTGTGCCAGCAGTTCGTTCAGCCATTGCGAGCTAAGTGTGATATCAGTCAATCGCATTTTTATAAGGTGTCTACCGCAAAAAAGGCGATGACTGGCACTCAGACCGACTGGCAGATTGCGCCAACATTACGACGCTATGTTAGCTTCGCTTTACACAATATTATTGAGCAAAAACCATGCACTTCGCACCTTCAGCATGTCATTATCTGTCAAAATATGCTGCTATATTTTCGCAAGTTTGATCAGCGTGATATTTTGGCAAGGCTATCAGAGCAGTGTGTGTTAGGTGGATATATTATATTGGCTCCAGGTGAGGCGTTGTTTTGGCGTCCTTCAAATATGCGCCGTATTGCGCACCCACAGGTTAATGTGTGGCAAAAAATTAATGTCTAG
- a CDS encoding chemotaxis protein CheW: protein MASRGFIELLRLADLARARKSGRRGGQEYDWQGVVFEIGGQRLVAPMGQVSEVLAMPEYTSLPLVKPWMLGIANIRGRLLPITDLSQFLQVPSRLTQMSQRKVIVIEHDNLFSGLLVDQVIGIEQFTHDQYRAEAIEPNSPFAPYNHGKFFKNEQDWYVFMPSLLAQDLQYTDAAI, encoded by the coding sequence GTGGCTTCCAGAGGGTTTATTGAGCTTCTGCGTTTAGCAGACTTGGCACGCGCGCGCAAAAGTGGTCGCCGCGGTGGACAAGAGTATGACTGGCAAGGTGTGGTATTCGAGATCGGCGGACAGCGGTTAGTTGCACCGATGGGTCAAGTATCAGAAGTATTGGCCATGCCAGAGTATACCAGCTTGCCTCTAGTGAAGCCTTGGATGCTAGGCATCGCCAATATTCGCGGACGCCTATTGCCAATCACCGATTTGTCTCAGTTTCTACAGGTTCCTAGTCGTTTAACGCAAATGAGCCAACGCAAAGTCATTGTCATTGAACATGACAATCTCTTTTCAGGACTGTTAGTAGATCAAGTTATTGGGATTGAACAATTTACGCATGATCAATACCGTGCCGAAGCTATAGAGCCTAATTCGCCCTTTGCTCCTTATAATCACGGTAAGTTCTTTAAAAATGAGCAAGATTGGTATGTTTTTATGCCAAGCCTGCTCGCACAAGACCTGCAGTATACCGATGCTGCAATATAG
- a CDS encoding response regulator, with protein MLARHNFKVLEAINGEQGCQMAIDHLPDVILMDVVMPEMNGFQATRKITRGKTTAHIPVIMISTKNQETDRVWGKRQGAKEYMAKPVDENGLVNIIRKVME; from the coding sequence ATGCTTGCCAGACATAATTTTAAAGTATTAGAGGCCATAAATGGTGAGCAAGGTTGCCAGATGGCCATTGATCACTTACCAGATGTCATTTTAATGGACGTGGTTATGCCTGAGATGAACGGTTTTCAGGCCACTCGCAAAATTACTCGAGGCAAAACCACCGCGCATATTCCAGTAATTATGATCAGTACCAAAAATCAGGAAACCGATCGAGTTTGGGGAAAACGCCAAGGCGCTAAAGAGTACATGGCAAAGCCCGTTGACGAAAATGGATTGGTTAATATCATTCGTAAAGTAATGGAGTAG
- a CDS encoding response regulator: MTTVLVIDDSPSEMAKFRDMLARHNFKVLEAINGEQGCQMAIDHLPDVILMDVVMPEMNGFQATRKISRHACQT, translated from the coding sequence ATGACTACAGTTTTAGTCATTGACGACTCACCATCTGAGATGGCGAAATTTCGCGACATGCTTGCCAGACATAATTTTAAAGTATTAGAGGCCATAAATGGTGAGCAAGGTTGCCAGATGGCCATTGATCACTTACCAGATGTCATTTTAATGGACGTGGTTATGCCTGAGATGAACGGTTTTCAGGCCACTCGCAAAATTTCGCGACATGCTTGCCAGACATAA
- the pilG gene encoding twitching motility response regulator PilG: MENNFDGLKVMVIDDSKTIRRTAETLLQKAGCEVVTAIDGFDALAKIVDNNPDIIFVDIMMPRLDGYQTCALIKNNPDYASKPVIMLSSKDGLFDKARGRIVGSDEYLTKPFSKDELFEAINQYR; the protein is encoded by the coding sequence ATGGAAAATAATTTTGATGGTTTAAAAGTAATGGTGATTGATGATTCAAAGACCATTCGCCGTACCGCAGAGACTTTATTACAAAAAGCGGGTTGCGAAGTTGTGACCGCCATTGATGGTTTTGATGCTTTAGCAAAAATTGTCGATAACAATCCAGATATTATTTTTGTCGACATCATGATGCCGCGTTTGGATGGCTATCAGACTTGTGCACTAATAAAAAACAACCCTGATTATGCCAGCAAACCTGTGATTATGTTGTCGTCTAAAGATGGCTTATTTGACAAAGCGCGTGGTCGTATCGTGGGTTCAGATGAGTATCTGACCAAGCCATTTAGTAAAGATGAGCTGTTCGAGGCAATTAATCAGTACCGCTAA
- a CDS encoding efflux RND transporter periplasmic adaptor subunit, producing the protein MTASKFFKNSTYLLSAFLLAACQPSPPTNEPVTAENSETVDTPIVITDDSVTMTPDHILSIKPSRYQPSLGLQGKIEPIKQTKLIAAYPINVEEILVTEGQWVEKDMPLLIVRRVQSESKTADASNPVKEQSSASNSIVPDSEMTNDAVDVKQTHSQKTDASSKPNQPTAENGATTTKNDPIAHKEEATANATVGAPKNAVGNPKNNDQTSANSTASSKPQQSQYNLVTVRASFSGRVKNLYAKAGQRLEARTPLLQLSDETKLHFIATLPIQAEPQLSVGQTVNFTAEGMSEQFTGQVSKLTATSQPKKLLVYVNVIDNEASRDKLLPDMKVTGRVNYGQIDVGTIVPKRALHDVDLTELQTSPYKPLSPLTANVWIIGQDQRLTRQPIEVVEYDPITKQYLIAGISNDSLICLADLPADAKGKKVNVS; encoded by the coding sequence ATGACGGCTTCTAAATTTTTTAAAAATAGCACCTATCTACTGAGTGCTTTTCTTCTTGCTGCCTGTCAGCCATCACCGCCTACCAATGAGCCTGTGACTGCAGAAAACAGTGAGACTGTAGATACCCCTATTGTCATTACCGACGATAGTGTGACCATGACGCCAGATCATATATTGAGCATAAAACCTTCACGTTATCAGCCTAGCCTTGGTTTACAAGGTAAGATCGAACCTATCAAACAGACTAAGCTTATCGCTGCATACCCCATTAACGTCGAAGAAATACTGGTTACTGAGGGTCAATGGGTAGAAAAAGATATGCCGCTGCTTATCGTTCGACGCGTGCAATCAGAAAGCAAAACAGCAGATGCATCTAACCCGGTCAAGGAACAATCTTCGGCATCGAACAGCATTGTCCCAGATTCTGAGATGACGAACGATGCGGTTGATGTAAAGCAAACACACTCACAAAAAACGGACGCTAGCTCAAAACCCAATCAGCCTACAGCAGAAAATGGTGCAACAACCACTAAAAACGACCCAATTGCTCACAAAGAAGAGGCAACAGCAAACGCCACAGTGGGCGCTCCTAAAAACGCAGTCGGCAATCCTAAAAACAATGACCAAACCAGCGCTAATAGCACGGCAAGCTCAAAACCGCAGCAGAGTCAGTATAATTTGGTCACTGTGCGTGCCAGTTTTTCTGGCCGTGTAAAAAACTTATATGCCAAAGCAGGTCAAAGACTAGAGGCGCGCACGCCTTTATTACAGCTTAGCGATGAAACTAAATTACACTTTATCGCGACCCTACCTATTCAAGCAGAACCACAACTTTCGGTTGGTCAGACTGTCAATTTTACAGCTGAAGGTATGTCGGAACAGTTCACAGGACAAGTCAGTAAACTGACCGCGACCAGCCAGCCGAAAAAGCTGTTGGTCTATGTTAACGTCATTGACAATGAAGCAAGTCGAGACAAGTTATTGCCAGATATGAAAGTCACGGGGCGGGTTAATTATGGTCAAATAGATGTGGGCACTATCGTACCTAAGCGGGCGTTGCACGATGTTGACTTGACAGAATTACAAACGTCACCATATAAGCCTCTGTCACCGTTAACTGCTAACGTGTGGATTATTGGACAGGATCAGCGCCTGACACGCCAGCCTATTGAAGTAGTCGAATATGACCCTATCACAAAGCAGTATTTAATTGCAGGTATTAGCAACGACAGTTTGATTTGTTTGGCTGATTTACCGGCTGATGCTAAAGGTAAAAAAGTCAATGTCTCATAG
- a CDS encoding response regulator transcription factor: MSKQILLIEDDPDLAELISDYLTMNYYDVHHAGLGQEGLDLLDAKERDIDLVVLDLMLPDMDGMQVCQKIRGNKNNMTNKVPIIMLTAKGDTTDRVLGLEMGADDYISKPFEPRELLARIRAVIRRHEQPNQADSQSDSLTFGRLSVFPDSHEVTIDDEPVRLTTHQFQLLHYFATHSGKVLNREQLWQAMPNDDSSDNIDRAIDVHISRLRALIEDNPRQPKRIITVRGVGYQFATDQV, encoded by the coding sequence ATGAGCAAGCAGATTTTATTAATCGAAGATGATCCTGATCTAGCTGAGTTAATCAGCGATTACCTGACCATGAATTATTATGACGTCCATCATGCAGGGCTTGGTCAAGAAGGGCTTGATTTATTGGATGCTAAAGAGCGTGACATTGATTTGGTCGTGCTTGATTTAATGCTGCCTGATATGGATGGTATGCAAGTTTGTCAAAAAATTCGCGGCAATAAAAACAACATGACCAATAAAGTGCCAATTATCATGTTGACAGCGAAAGGCGATACCACCGATCGCGTGCTAGGTCTTGAGATGGGTGCTGACGATTATATATCTAAGCCTTTTGAGCCACGCGAGCTTCTCGCTCGAATCCGTGCTGTTATTCGCCGTCATGAGCAGCCCAATCAAGCAGATAGCCAGTCTGATAGCTTGACCTTTGGTCGTTTGAGCGTCTTTCCTGATAGCCATGAAGTGACCATCGATGATGAGCCTGTTCGTTTAACGACGCATCAGTTTCAATTATTGCATTACTTTGCCACCCATTCTGGTAAAGTATTGAATCGCGAGCAACTGTGGCAAGCCATGCCCAACGATGACAGCTCAGATAATATTGATCGCGCCATTGATGTGCATATCTCGCGCTTGCGTGCTTTAATTGAAGATAACCCACGCCAGCCAAAACGTATTATTACGGTACGCGGTGTTGGTTATCAATTTGCCACTGATCAGGTTTGA
- a CDS encoding sensor histidine kinase: protein MQQLGFRSVFAKLFASVMLALILFAVAMVLLTQLVHDKDASIRSEVLATQILGQIDPFLHELNISVSEDNRLQARFMLAVVKKSFDIFDESLQAKMGLYDSEGRLLMQTDNSDLPLELPAPPSLFSRVFPSLADTSPTKQAQVYSSTGYTLLYESRLPPKKPVLSSALNLFTGTLLLLLIMAGVLWWIARTITWRINQMSQQMAQLGDGDFTVRVNARGNDEIASLARGFNQAAQKIEHLIDANNLLLAHASHELRTPITRIRLQIEMMDMLAGALPSDTKAKFDKRAQAINRDLSGLNDLVESILLVSRLDAGHALQQVESLDLYDLVNQERQHYPEATLIGEHIVIDGQSSMLTHLIRNLLTNAMLHGKPPVTVLLYGVQTIDEADTIPDYLLQTILCSSFADYNSSDFDSYHEPIEVNEDNTRNHIAHSHTHSNDSSHSTGKVKSEATDAIIVLPAPPIYRNGENIAVEHDLNSDTDADVNIETKIDKADINNINGDIDSIETCATTESTDANSVQTDASTSANSVNSNDTVGSTSASSLIANYHNFTNDLTDKIKKVVWKAVPDTEEPSAVINDAKSTALNDTAAKSKGAITNKGGNTRDKGDAQNNTQNPTEVLSTPRKEGLFAKHLKKAKTDPVRPLPKYAVLAVIDEGTGIPEDKREEVFSPFVRLQQKNKGSGLGLSLVSQIVTAHQGRIITDTLNGHTRFLVVIPVKHDPHYHQHD, encoded by the coding sequence ATGCAGCAGTTGGGATTTCGTTCGGTATTTGCCAAGTTATTTGCCAGTGTCATGCTGGCACTTATTTTATTTGCAGTGGCGATGGTGCTGTTGACGCAACTTGTGCACGATAAAGATGCAAGTATTCGATCAGAAGTATTGGCCACTCAGATTTTAGGACAAATAGACCCTTTCTTGCATGAGCTGAATATCTCTGTTAGCGAGGACAATCGCTTGCAAGCGCGCTTTATGCTAGCAGTGGTCAAAAAGAGCTTTGATATCTTTGATGAGTCATTACAGGCAAAGATGGGCTTGTATGACAGCGAAGGTCGATTGCTAATGCAAACGGATAACAGCGATTTGCCGTTGGAGTTGCCCGCACCGCCCTCTTTATTTTCACGCGTTTTTCCCTCTCTCGCAGATACCTCCCCTACCAAGCAAGCTCAGGTTTATAGCAGCACCGGCTATACGCTTTTGTATGAATCACGCTTACCGCCTAAAAAACCAGTACTCTCTTCTGCGCTGAATTTATTTACTGGCACACTACTACTGTTACTTATTATGGCAGGTGTCCTATGGTGGATTGCTCGTACCATCACTTGGCGCATCAATCAGATGAGCCAGCAGATGGCGCAACTGGGTGATGGTGATTTTACCGTACGGGTGAATGCTCGTGGTAACGATGAGATCGCCTCACTAGCGCGTGGATTTAATCAAGCAGCACAAAAAATCGAACACCTTATCGATGCCAATAACCTGCTCTTAGCACATGCTTCTCATGAGCTACGTACCCCCATTACTCGTATTCGCTTACAGATTGAGATGATGGATATGCTCGCAGGGGCGCTACCATCTGATACCAAAGCAAAGTTTGATAAACGTGCGCAAGCGATTAACCGCGATTTGTCAGGGCTTAATGATTTGGTAGAGAGTATCTTATTGGTGAGTCGTTTAGACGCCGGTCATGCCTTGCAGCAAGTTGAAAGTTTAGATTTATATGATTTAGTGAATCAAGAACGTCAACATTATCCTGAAGCGACGCTCATTGGTGAACATATTGTGATCGATGGTCAATCATCGATGTTGACCCATTTGATTCGCAACTTGTTAACCAATGCCATGCTACACGGCAAGCCGCCCGTGACGGTACTATTGTATGGTGTGCAAACTATTGATGAAGCAGATACCATACCTGATTACCTGCTACAAACGATACTCTGCAGTAGCTTTGCCGATTATAATAGCTCTGATTTTGACTCCTATCACGAACCAATCGAGGTTAATGAAGACAATACGCGTAATCATATTGCGCATAGTCATACACACTCAAACGATTCTTCTCATAGTACTGGTAAAGTTAAATCTGAAGCAACGGATGCTATTATCGTGTTGCCAGCACCACCGATATATAGAAACGGAGAAAATATTGCGGTTGAGCATGATCTCAATTCTGATACCGATGCCGATGTGAATATAGAGACTAAAATCGATAAGGCTGATATTAATAATATCAACGGAGACATTGACTCTATTGAGACCTGTGCGACAACAGAATCTACTGATGCGAATAGTGTTCAAACTGACGCAAGTACTTCGGCAAACTCAGTCAACAGTAACGATACCGTTGGAAGCACCAGCGCATCCTCATTGATTGCTAATTATCATAACTTTACCAATGATTTGACTGACAAAATTAAAAAGGTGGTTTGGAAAGCAGTTCCTGACACTGAAGAGCCGTCTGCAGTTATCAATGACGCTAAGAGTACTGCCTTGAATGATACAGCTGCCAAATCCAAAGGCGCCATAACAAATAAAGGGGGCAATACACGCGACAAGGGTGATGCTCAAAATAACACTCAAAATCCTACAGAAGTACTCAGTACACCGCGCAAAGAAGGCTTGTTTGCCAAGCATCTAAAAAAAGCCAAGACCGATCCTGTACGTCCATTACCGAAATATGCAGTATTAGCAGTGATTGATGAAGGCACGGGTATTCCAGAAGACAAACGTGAAGAAGTATTTAGTCCATTTGTGCGGTTGCAACAAAAAAATAAAGGTTCTGGACTAGGCTTATCGCTAGTATCACAAATCGTTACCGCCCATCAAGGGCGCATCATTACTGATACGTTGAATGGACATACCAGGTTTTTAGTTGTCATACCAGTCAAGCACGACCCACATTATCACCAACATGACTAG
- a CDS encoding methionine ABC transporter ATP-binding protein: MNDMIVLNNVTKSFLSDRSIKDKDGKPHWFTAVEPTSLSVQQGEIFGLMGYSGAGKSTLLRLINMLERPDAGQVIVDGTDLTTLSASELRIARHNIGMIFQQFNLMSNRTVFDNVAFNLTVSGYPSRDIHKRVMDCLEIVDLTDRAGHYPAQLSGGQKQRVGIARAIAPSPKVLLADEPTSALDPATTRSLLTCLRDINEQLGVTIVIVTHEMSVIRRLCDRAALLHQGQLLEVADVRDGLIQATTPIGKGLVHED; encoded by the coding sequence ATGAATGACATGATTGTCTTAAACAATGTGACCAAGAGTTTTTTAAGCGACCGATCAATCAAAGACAAAGATGGCAAACCACATTGGTTTACTGCCGTTGAACCGACCTCGTTATCTGTCCAGCAAGGCGAAATCTTCGGCCTAATGGGATACTCGGGTGCCGGTAAGTCTACTTTGCTACGCCTAATCAATATGCTTGAGCGTCCAGATGCTGGTCAAGTCATCGTCGATGGCACTGACTTGACCACTTTGTCTGCCAGTGAATTGCGTATCGCTCGGCATAATATTGGTATGATTTTTCAGCAATTTAATCTGATGTCCAATCGTACTGTTTTTGACAACGTGGCCTTTAATTTAACCGTTTCAGGATATCCGAGCCGCGACATTCATAAAAGAGTCATGGATTGCCTAGAGATTGTTGATCTAACAGACCGCGCTGGTCACTACCCTGCGCAGCTGTCAGGCGGACAAAAACAGCGTGTCGGTATTGCCCGAGCGATTGCCCCCAGTCCTAAAGTATTATTGGCTGATGAGCCAACCAGTGCGCTTGATCCTGCGACGACCCGCAGCTTGTTGACTTGTCTACGCGATATCAACGAACAACTTGGCGTCACCATTGTGATTGTGACTCATGAGATGAGTGTCATCCGTAGGCTGTGTGATCGCGCCGCATTACTGCACCAAGGTCAACTCTTGGAAGTTGCGGATGTGAGAGACGGTCTGATTCAAGCGACCACCCCGATTGGCAAAGGCTTAGTGCACGAAGACTAA
- a CDS encoding methionine ABC transporter permease, translating to MLTGSELSASIDKLFALRKEIVNAFIDTFIMLGISTTVAIVIGGLFGVFLFLSSDRQFLQNKTLYGLLGGITNFMRAFPFVILMIAMSPFTKAIVGTGIGPIAASLVLAIAGSFYFARLVEQNLREVPRGIIEATESMGARPLTIIKVLLNEARSGLVLSVTILCISLLSYSAAAGMIGGGGLGDLAIRYGYYRYQTEVMIFIVIVLSIMVVSIQASGNWLANRLDKR from the coding sequence ATGTTAACTGGTAGTGAATTATCCGCCTCGATAGACAAGCTGTTTGCCCTGCGCAAAGAGATTGTGAACGCGTTTATTGATACATTTATTATGCTTGGCATCTCAACGACGGTGGCCATTGTCATCGGTGGGTTGTTTGGCGTATTTTTGTTTTTATCCAGTGATCGACAGTTTTTGCAAAACAAAACATTGTATGGTCTGCTTGGTGGCATCACCAACTTTATGCGCGCCTTTCCATTTGTCATTTTGATGATTGCCATGAGCCCATTTACGAAAGCTATCGTTGGCACAGGTATTGGACCGATTGCGGCCTCATTGGTACTCGCCATTGCAGGTTCGTTTTATTTTGCCCGTTTGGTCGAGCAAAACTTACGCGAAGTGCCACGCGGCATCATTGAGGCGACCGAATCTATGGGCGCACGTCCACTGACCATTATTAAAGTTTTACTCAATGAAGCACGCTCAGGACTGGTATTGTCCGTGACGATTCTCTGTATCAGCCTGCTCTCTTATTCAGCAGCGGCGGGTATGATTGGCGGCGGTGGTCTGGGGGATTTAGCCATTCGTTATGGCTACTATCGTTATCAAACGGAGGTAATGATTTTTATCGTTATTGTCCTATCAATAATGGTTGTATCCATTCAAGCATCAGGTAATTGGTTGGCTAACCGTTTGGATAAACGATAG
- a CDS encoding MetQ/NlpA family ABC transporter substrate-binding protein: MKLTDISRQLATAFAAVGVSSLVLVGCNNSSAPEATKEPVTEGSTAETAASDIDPEHTKIVIGTTEGDFADMVRNQVKSSLEAQGYEVELIAFTDYVRPNLALAEGDLDINIFQHKPYLDTFKKENNLDLVEVFQVPTAPLGIYSGKKTTLDDVYKGMRVSAPNDPSNFARALVMMDDLGWITLKDNIDPLTASKTDIADNSKYDIEIIELEAAQLPRARDEVDFAVINGNYATDAGIKLTEALFQEPSFAYVNWSAIKSADAGKKWVEDVTNAYNSEAFKKYAHETFPGYKYPKIWGSDHSAHTDTATKPAPVEAAAQ; the protein is encoded by the coding sequence ATGAAATTAACAGATATCAGCCGTCAGTTAGCGACTGCATTTGCTGCCGTTGGCGTATCAAGCCTAGTCTTGGTTGGTTGCAACAACTCATCAGCACCAGAAGCAACTAAAGAGCCTGTTACTGAAGGCTCAACAGCAGAGACTGCCGCTAGCGATATCGATCCTGAGCATACCAAAATCGTCATCGGTACCACCGAAGGTGACTTCGCTGATATGGTGCGTAACCAAGTGAAAAGCTCACTGGAAGCGCAAGGTTACGAAGTTGAGCTGATTGCTTTTACTGACTATGTACGCCCAAACCTTGCCTTGGCTGAAGGTGATTTGGACATCAACATCTTCCAGCATAAGCCTTATCTTGATACCTTCAAAAAAGAAAACAATCTTGATCTGGTAGAAGTTTTCCAAGTACCTACTGCCCCACTTGGCATTTACTCAGGTAAAAAGACCACGCTTGATGATGTTTATAAAGGCATGAGAGTCTCTGCACCAAATGATCCAAGTAACTTTGCTCGTGCGCTGGTAATGATGGATGATCTTGGCTGGATCACGCTAAAAGACAATATTGACCCACTAACGGCATCAAAAACTGACATCGCTGATAACAGCAAATACGACATTGAAATCATTGAGCTAGAAGCCGCTCAATTGCCACGTGCTCGTGATGAAGTCGACTTTGCCGTCATTAATGGCAACTATGCCACGGATGCTGGTATCAAGCTGACTGAAGCGCTATTTCAAGAGCCTAGCTTTGCTTATGTCAACTGGTCAGCCATCAAATCAGCAGATGCTGGCAAAAAATGGGTCGAAGATGTGACCAATGCATATAACTCAGAAGCCTTTAAAAAGTATGCTCATGAAACTTTCCCTGGTTATAAGTACCCAAAAATCTGGGGCTCTGATCACAGTGCGCACACGGATACCGCAACAAAACCTGCACCTGTAGAAGCTGCTGCTCAATAA
- a CDS encoding aldo/keto reductase encodes MRAKTYNIRTAGQANIPVLGLGTWQSTGQDCVDVVSQALKMGYEHIDTAQAYGNEKEVGQGIKQSGVSRDKFFLTTKIFPDDMKFEPEKLIAAAKRSLADLDTDYVDLLLLHWPDDRVPLSETIPALCELQKQGLTRHIGVSNFNIANIIEAEKYADVPIVVNQVEFHPFIKQKTLQTFLNNHHILLEAYSPLARGDVFDNEIIKEIADKHNVTPAQISLAWILADKHRIAIPKTANPDHLQGNLDAIKVQLSADDIEKISSLARADGRKIKHPDYSPEWDD; translated from the coding sequence ATGCGTGCTAAAACTTATAATATTCGTACCGCTGGACAAGCAAATATTCCTGTACTAGGGCTTGGTACATGGCAATCGACCGGTCAAGATTGTGTTGATGTCGTCAGTCAAGCGTTGAAAATGGGTTACGAGCACATCGATACCGCTCAAGCTTATGGTAATGAAAAAGAAGTGGGTCAAGGTATCAAACAATCAGGGGTATCTCGGGATAAGTTCTTTTTGACCACAAAGATTTTTCCTGATGATATGAAGTTTGAGCCTGAGAAATTGATTGCAGCCGCCAAACGCTCTTTAGCAGATTTAGATACTGATTATGTTGATTTGCTACTATTGCACTGGCCAGATGACCGTGTTCCTTTATCTGAAACCATTCCTGCCTTGTGCGAACTACAAAAACAAGGTTTGACGCGCCATATCGGCGTCTCTAACTTTAATATTGCCAATATCATTGAAGCTGAGAAATATGCTGATGTGCCGATTGTGGTCAATCAGGTTGAGTTTCATCCGTTCATCAAGCAAAAAACCTTGCAGACTTTTTTGAACAATCACCACATTCTACTCGAAGCTTATTCACCACTTGCACGCGGGGATGTATTCGATAATGAGATTATTAAAGAAATCGCTGACAAACATAATGTCACGCCAGCACAGATATCATTGGCTTGGATTCTGGCAGACAAGCATCGTATTGCTATCCCAAAGACTGCTAACCCTGATCATTTACAAGGCAACTTAGACGCTATAAAAGTACAATTAAGTGCGGATGATATTGAGAAAATCAGCAGCTTAGCGCGTGCTGATGGGCGCAAAATTAAGCATCCAGATTACTCGCCTGAATGGGACGACTAA
- the ccmE gene encoding cytochrome c maturation protein CcmE, which translates to MNAVRRKKLMWVMFTLAGAAIAVVLVLYAIGQQTDYYFDATAIAQGEAPQDKRIRAGGMVVAGSVQRAEDNPLNVEFAITDFQSTVPVTYQGILPDLFAENSGVVATGKMQGDTFVAGEVLAKHDENYMPPEVAKSMKENNRSGVVPPSEQYNPAEKVHETDTLQ; encoded by the coding sequence ATGAACGCAGTTCGTCGCAAAAAACTGATGTGGGTTATGTTTACGCTTGCAGGAGCGGCGATAGCCGTGGTATTGGTTCTTTATGCCATTGGGCAACAGACCGATTACTACTTTGATGCTACCGCGATTGCACAAGGTGAAGCACCACAAGATAAGCGTATTCGAGCAGGCGGTATGGTCGTTGCGGGTAGTGTCCAGCGCGCAGAAGACAATCCACTAAACGTTGAGTTTGCCATTACGGACTTTCAATCGACAGTACCAGTGACTTATCAAGGTATTTTGCCAGATTTATTTGCTGAAAACTCAGGTGTCGTCGCCACAGGTAAGATGCAGGGTGACACTTTTGTCGCTGGAGAAGTCTTGGCGAAGCATGATGAAAACTACATGCCGCCAGAAGTGGCCAAATCAATGAAAGAAAACAACCGTAGCGGTGTAGTGCCTCCTTCTGAGCAATATAATCCTGCTGAAAAGGTGCATGAGACGGATACCTTACAGTAG